Proteins encoded in a region of the Chiloscyllium punctatum isolate Juve2018m chromosome 16, sChiPun1.3, whole genome shotgun sequence genome:
- the LOC140486902 gene encoding guanine nucleotide-binding protein G(I)/G(S)/G(T) subunit beta-1 gives MSELDQLRQEAEQLKNQIRDARKACADATLAQITANIDPVGRIQMRTRRTLRGHLAKIYAMHWGTDSRLLVSASQDGKLIIWDSYTTNKVHAIPLRSSWVMTCAYAPSGNYVACGGLDNICSIYNLKTREGNVRVSRELAGHTGYLSCCRFLDDNQIVTSSGDTTCALWDIETGQQTTTFTGHTGDVMSLSLGPDTRLFVSGACDASGKLWDIRDGMCRQTFTGHESDINAICFFPNGNAFATGSDDATCRLFDVRADQELMVYSHDNIICGITSVAFSKSGRLLLAGYDDFNCNVWDTLKADRAGVLAGHDNRVSCLGVTDDGMAVATGSWDSFLKIWN, from the exons GATGCCAGGAAAGCATGTGCGGATGCCACTCTGGCCCAG ATCACAGCTAACATTGACCCAGTAGGGCGAATTCAAATGCGTACCAGGCGAACACTACGAGGCCATCTTGCTAAGATTTATGCAATGCATTGGGGTACTGACTCCAG ACTGCTAGTGAGTGCCTCCCAGGATGGGAAATTGATCATCTGGGATAGCTATACCACAAACAAA GTTCATGCCATTCCTCTCCGGTCTTCCTGGGTCATGACCTGTGCATATGCTCCATCTGGTAACTACGTTGCTTGTGGTGGTTTGGACAACATCTGTTCCATTTATAACCTGAAAACTCGTGAAGGAAATGTTCGTGTGAGTCGTGAGTTGGCTGGGCATACAG GTTATCTGTCCTGTTGCCGCTTCCTGGATGATAATCAAATTGTAACCAGTTCAGGAGACACCACTTG TGCTCTTTGGGACATTGAAACTGGGCAGCAAACAACTACATTCACCGGCCACACTGGTGATGTCATGAGCCTTTCTCTTGGTCCTGATACAAGACTTTTTGTCTCTGGTGCATGTGATGCCTCTGGCAAACTTTGGGACATTCGAGATGGCATGTGCCGACAGACTTTCACTGGACATGAGTCTGATATCAATGCCATTTGT TTCTTCCCTAATGGCAATGCATTTGCCACTGGCTCAGATGATGCCACCTGCAGGCTGTTTGATGTGCGTGCTGACCAGGAGTTGATGGTATATTCCCATGATAACATCATTTGTGGCATTACATCTGTAGCATTCTCGAAGAGTGGTCGTCTCCTGCTAGCTGGCTATGATGATTTCAACTGCAATGTCTGGGATACTCTGAAAGCTGACCGTGCTG GTGTTCTGGCTGGCCATGATAACCGTGTGAGCTGCCTGGGTGTTACTGATGATGGCATGGCAGTTGCAACAGGATCGTGGGATAGCTTTTTGAAGATTTGGAACTAA